Genomic segment of Bos taurus isolate L1 Dominette 01449 registration number 42190680 breed Hereford chromosome X, ARS-UCD2.0, whole genome shotgun sequence:
caactcgtagtgaccccaaggactgcagcataccaggctcctctgtcaatgggattttccaggcaagagtactggagtggagtgccattgccttctccgaaacctaCTATACTTTGCTCTTAATATTTAAGACTAATCACGAACATGTGTAAACTCCAAAGCAGTATACTGCCAGCAAAGTTCACCAGAATACAACctaggaaaatatgaaagaaaaaagaaagattttttccTGCTACAAAAAATGCGAGATTTAGTTGTCAGTGTTTgttcacatttttgttttgttttcttttgctttgttatATATACCTCTATGGCTTCCTGTGAACTAGATAGCAGCTGTGGGTACACATCAAAGATACCATCTGTCTTAATAAGGCAATTATCACTTGAATCACCCTGATGCCTTACTGCTAGTGAGCAATGCTGAAAtgtcaagaaaactgaaaaactgtCAAGCAAATGAGACATTTTTTACATGATATTTACATATCAGGAAGTGATAAGATCTCCCTTTTTAGCTACTATGACTTGCCAACAAACATGTTAAAGAGAATAAAGAAGATTTAGAAGAAcggcttaatttttaaattaaattagaatttaaaataatagattaaCCTTGCATTTAAGCTACAATAACACATATTCTGATTTCAGTGCTCTCAGTGGAACAGGAtccaaaaataatcaaattaatcCAGAATATATATACCCCTCTggaaaatcaaattaaaagagGAGTAGCAACAAGGGCTAAGATAacgtctttttatttttactactcTCTCCTGTACTGGAAGCATTTGTTTGCaaatctgagaaaagaaaataacaaagagagAAATAACTGCAAAGAAGAGTTGTAAAACtatttgttaaaatgcaaattgacagaaaaaagaaaatgaagtttaatCTTCACTCCATCCAAAATCTCTTGAGAGTGTTAGGTAATGAAAAACTGTAATACAAAACCAGCATAAGATAAAACAAAGAGGGAATAGAAATGCTGAAACTCAGCTTGCTTACTTGAACATGTGAGGGTCAGTACAGTCTACAGTAAAGACTGCATCTTGACAGTCAAGACAATGTGTGGTACTTATTAGTCCAAATTAAGAGTATTGTGAGCATCAAATGAGATACAAATATGAAAGAACTATAAACTTTAGAGTAGTATGTCAATAATATATCGAGGGTAATGATTATTATTAGTTTATACTGGAGTCCCAAAATTCTATTTCTCTAAAATTGccaaacaaaatcagaaattataataaatacaaaaggaaaaaaaaaaaaaaagaaactaagtaCCCTTTAGAGTTACCTTTTTTTCTAGGTAACAGAGAATTCtttatcttattttcatttcattttcatttgttctatAAAATAGAGTAGGAGTTACCACTTATATTTTACTAGTACACTAGCATCTGTCATCTACTGGGTCAAGACCCTAGACTAATTTGTTATACTTTGTGATTCTAATACTCGGAATATTTTATCTCTGAGAACAATTTACAACTCTGTTTGAGGTGAGTAAATGTCTCTACCTTTTGATTAGTAGAGTGAGACCCAAGAGACCCAAGCAGTTCCCATACAGTGAATTCAGAGAAAAACTTAATGAAAAAATAACCCACAGTGGtaaaagaaactgagactctTTGAGCCTTATCTATCTTTCATTAGTGGGTTTAGATTTCCATGAAGACCTGATAATGGCTCAGTTCAACACTTCAGACTCAATTGTCAAATTGGACATAGTCTAGAAAGGAGGCTGGCCTGAAGAAAGTCCTAACCCTTACTCTACCCCTTACAAGCTGAGTTACTTTAGGGAAATCATATTTCCTTCTGGGTTTTTCTCCCTTTAATCTATAAACAAAGGGACACAAAGTCATTTTAAGCTCTAAAATTCTACCTTTTAACTGGATTGGTGAgtgtccttttccttctcccactCTGTGTGTCTTCTCCTGAAATAATGCTCTTAGCAAACATGTGTGACTTTTCCCTGACAGAGAAGGACTGCTTTTCTATTGTGAATATATAATTCCcataagaaaagagaaagccaTGTAGAGAAAATGAAGTACCCTTGTGCATGTCTTAGATAAATAAACATTTGACTTACAAAAGAGTATTAGATACAAAACCTTGAAAAGCACACATAATATTTCTAGAAGACAGCAgttcttaggagaaaaaaaaaaaaactaacaaacttgccttcagttcagttcagtcactcagttgtgtccgactttttgtgaccccatggactgcagcactgccaggcttccctgtccatcaccaactcccagagcttgctcaaactcacgtccatcaagttggtgatgccatccaaccatctcatcctctgtcgtccccttctcctccagccttgaaactttcccagcatcagggtcttttccaatgagtcagttcttcgcatcaggtggccaaagtattggagtttcagcttcagcatcagtcgttccaatggatgttcaggactgatttcctttaggatggactggttggatctccttgcagtccaagggactctcaagagtcttttccaacaccacaattcaaaagcatcaattctttggtgctcagctttctgtatggtccagctttcacatccatacatggctatgGTTTCCCAACTAACTGGTCTTGGGAAGCTGTAAAATTGATTTGGTTTTCTTGCATTGGTTTTTATATCACAAGAAGGTAACACAGTACTCCTGTAGCCAAAAAAGGATTACTGCAGTAGCAATAAtgtcatttttcaatttttaaactcAGTTACACCTCTTAAGAGAGCCAACCACCTACCTGATATATAGGTGACTATGTGCTGTGCGACTACAGTAACAATGGAAAGGGCACATACAAactctcattctctctcatcAAACTTCCTTATTGGTTTAATGCCCAAAAATGCCTGTATGCCGCAAGTGGTTCCAAAATTTTAACCTTCATTTGATCAGTAAAAGTTCCAGAGAAAAAATTTAGATGGAAGTAGGGTCTAATTATAGGCAGCCAGATTTTTATTTTACCAAGTAAACATAAAAATCAGCTGCCATTTACTGTTTGCCATCATTTCATTAAGATTAGCACCAAAAAGGTAAagagtacatttttattttatttattttattttatttttttagtttacaatattgtattggttttgccatacatcaacatgcatctgccacaggtgtacatgtgttccccatcctgagccccccttccacgaccctccccataccatccctctgggtcatcccagtgcaccagccccaagcttcctgtatcccacatcgaacctggactggcgattcatttcttatatgatattatacatgttttaatgccattctcccaaatcatccccacctccctctcccacagagtccaaaagactgttctatacatctatgtctcttttgctgtctcgcgtacagggttgtcattaccatgtttctaaatttcatatattttctttagtaaactgtattggtgatttactttctggcttacttcactctatataataggctccagtttcatctacctcattagaactgattcaaatgtattcttttcatccACAACCACCTGTGGCAGCCCAAGCGGCCCTCGGCACCAAAGAAGACTCAGACTCGCAAATGACCCCGGTGTGGCAAAGTCTGCGGACGCGCTGGCTGGGTGGATATTTattactttcttccttttgggtACGAAGTATGCAGAATCACAGACCTTTTTCAAAGAGGCTTCTAGACAACAAGAGAAAACCCCTCCCTGAGCCCCCGGCACCAGGATGGGGGTGGAGCCGGGGCCCAATCGCTCCCAGCGGTCGCCCCAGCCCTGCTGCTCGGAGGCTCCCGGCCGGGGTGTGTCCCAGAGCTGCCAGCAGTGGGGTCCTTTTACTTGAAGTTCTCCTTCAGTGTAAATTAAAGTGATCTCCTTTGCTTCCTTGCCTCCCACCTCACCCCTTTTTGCACATGACCTGACCCCCCGCTCTTGTGGCTGGCTGTGATCTCGCGGGATCACAGGACTGAGACTTGGTCTCGGGTCAGGGTGTTTGAATGTCTGTAGGAAAGGAGTTCATGGTGGGGAGTTGTTTTCATTTGAGAATTgtataatatttattgattgtgTCTACTGCCAACGTTTATATCCAATTCTaagatttctggggaaaaaaaaaaaaattcttgtttcTTGCTGCTCAGAAAAAGTTTACTGAAAATAGCAGTTCCCTAAAAGCACTGAAATCTGCGGTCTGTCTTCTGCTGGAATAACGTTTACAAGTGCGGCGGGTTCCCCCGCCACGCAGTCACGAGGGAGGCAAGGTACTCTGCTGGCGTCCGCCCGGCTGGAGGCAGGCGAGCCGTGCCAACACAGCCCTCGCCCGGTACGTTGGGGGTCACACGCCCATGATTGTTCACTTTAATAAAGACAGATTTTGgggtaaagtagaaaaaaaaaaaaatgtattctttttaacggctgagtaatactccattgtgtatatgtaccacagctttcttatctactcatctgctgatggacatctaggttgcttccatgtcctggctattataaacagtgctgcgatgaacattggggtacatgtgtctctttcaattctggtttcctccgtgtgtatgcccagcagcgcatttttaaattaatttctttaactggaggttaattactttacaatattgtgatggttttgccatacatcaacatgggtatacatgtgtctccccccatcctgaacccctcctcccacttcctttCCCaccctgaatttttaaaataaatacatttatctgGGGACGCCCTCAGCCGCGCACCACCACCGCCGGGCTCACGGAGCCGCCCCGGGAGGCTGGATGGCGGGTTCGCGGCTGCCACCAGACTGAGGCCTACTCCGCCACCTCTCAGTGCTATTGTCCAGGGCCCGGCCCTGACCAGGCACACCGGAGAGGCGAGTGCACCAGCTCCACCGAAGATGCCAGACTAAGCCCTACAGCAGATGCTGGACAGAAGTTGCTGGGTGTGTTTTGCCACTGATGAAGATAATAAAACAGCTGAATGGGTGAGACCATGCAGATGCAGAGGATCTACAAAATGGGTTCACCAGGCTTGTCTACAGTGCTGGGTGgatgaaaaacaaagaggaaacagTACAGCCAGAGTGGCATGTCCTCAGTGCAATGCTGAATACTTAATAGTTTTTCCAAAGTTGGGTCCAGTTGTTTACATCTTGGATCTTGCAGATAGACTGATCTCAAAAGCCTGTCCATTTGCTGCAGCAGGAATAATGGTTGGCTCCATCTATTGGACAGCTGTGACTTACGGACAGGTGACAGTGATGCAGGTTGTAGGCCATAAAGAAGGTCTGGATGTTATGGAGAGAGTTGAtcctttattccttttaattGGACTTCCTACTATTCCGGTCATGCTGATACTAGGCAAGATGATTCGCTGGGAGGACTATGTGCTTAGACTCTGGCGCAAATACTCAAATAAACCACAAATTTTGAACAGTATATTCCCAGGGATTGGTTGTCCTGTTCCTCGAATTCCAGCTGAGGCTAATCCTTTAGCAGATCATGTCTCTGCCACCCGAATTTTGTGTGGAGCCCTTGTTTTTCCTACTATTGTGACAATAGTTGGTAAACTAATGTTCAGTAGTGTTAACTCTAATTTACAAAGGACAATCTTGGGTGGAATTGCTTTTGTTGCCATTAAAGGAGCATTCAAGGTTTACTTCAAACAGCAGCAATATTTACGTCAGGCACATCGCAAAATCCTAAATTACCCAGAGCAAGAAGAAGCATAAAACTGCGACTTCTTGTTGTTCTGCAGTCCTCCCATTCTTAGGAGTCTGTTGTGTCGTTCTGATTCCATCATTGATGCACAGTAATGGAGACTTGTAATAAGCTGCTGCtctcatatttttaagaaatataataaaGCACTTAGGGCAGGGGAAACCCCCTCAGTAATCACGGAACCTAAGGATGTGatttgttttccttgttttgtATGTACTTCTTTCATGGCGGTCATCTGAACCATTATCTTAGCATGGTGAACCTGAgttttgttcatattttcctCAAGACAGAAATGTAAAGATCAAACtgtgcaaatatttaaaaatacacatgctATTTTATTCAAATGCCTCTTTTGTACATGTTCATGTTCAGTGTTTTCTTAGAATTAGCAACTCAATGAAGGTACTGTGAGGATTTTTCTCACTGGCATAATTTGATTACAGGctaagcagaagtatatgttaaTATGAGGAAATGTAAATTAGTTATAAATAATTAACAAACCAAAAATGTATGTAAACATTCAAATGATTATCTGAACAAATGcaattttgttgtgtttttcttAACCCATGTGATGTCCTCCAAAATGTGTAGGGTAAAAATTCACAGGGCTTCCAGATCACTTTTTcactattaaattttatttatataatgttgACATCTCATAGTTCatgatgtaatttttttaattaattttattttatttttaaaccttacataattgtattagttttgccaaataacaaaatgaatccaccacaggtatacatgtgttccccatcctgaaccctcctccctcctccctccccataccatccctctgggttgtcccagtgcactagccccaagcatccagcatcgtgcattgaacctggactggcatctcatttcatacatgatattttacatgtttcaatgccattctcccaaatctccccacctctccctctcccacagaatccataagactgttttatacatcagtgtctcttttgctgtctcgtacacagggttatcgttaccatctttctaaattccatatatatgcgttagtatactgtaatggtgtttttccttctggcttacttcactctgtataataggctccagtttcatccacctcattagaactgattcaaatgtattctttttaatggctgagtaatactccattgtgtatatgtaccacagctttcttatccattcatctgctgatggacatctaggttgcttccatgtcctggcatgATGTAATTGTGACTCATGCAGTCTTAAttactgtgtgcgtgtgtgtgtatgtgtgtgtgagagagagagatagacagacaaactgacacagagacacagacatcagGTCCTTCCATCACTGGAGAAagttttttaattcatatttctaGAAAATAGAACTGACAGTTTATAGTAGTTTGAGCACAGAGAACGATTTGCAGAAAATCAATAGTTATTTTACTCTCCTCTCTCATCGATTCAGTTATTCAGGTATTTGCTGGTCACCTCCTGCTTGCCCAGGCATTATGCAAAGTGCTGTGTGGGATACAGTGGTGAACACAACAGACTTGGTTCCTGCTTTTATGTAGTTTACAGTCTAATTTCAACAGACAGAAAACCAGCAGTGAGTAAACCAAGGTGAGGCCTTGAGCTCTTTGTTTTTATACCAGTCAGTGAGgaataattatgaaaataagaAGTCTTGAGCAAATATTAAGGTCATTGTTTTGTGAGATtattatgaggaaaaaaaaatactaatgtttttaagtttaaattgcTTGTCATATTGAGGAGGCTAGCACCTTAATAATCACTGTATAACtagttttatattcatttttcaaaagcagTTATTTAAGCTGTTCAGTAGTGGCCCTTTTAATGTTCAGCAATCTGAATGGTCTTGGAGTTATTTTCAggaattaatattaaattttttaaagatagttcCAAAAAccctatttattttctaattcacAGTATCTAATGCATGACAATATGAATGTTCCCCCTTACCGATTAAGTGGCCACTTTTCTTTAGGATTGTAGCAAATATAGATTGAGCTTTGTTCGATTGCAATGATGTATGCTAATTTAGTAATTTAAGACTGGTACCTTTCTATAGTGTGAATGTCTTAATTTTGAGTAATAACATGAAATTTATGTGAATGACTATTGAACATTCAAAGCTGTATTTACTTAGTAAGGGGATATTTGAATGACAGCCTTTATTAAGAACCCTGCTATAGTTCTGAAGGGGAAATATAAAAATCTgtgattatatataaaaatagcaGATTATTagctataattataaaatatattggcttttctttaatttttggtaTGAAAAGACTGGATATTTCCTGCATAATTTTGTTATATAGAACAGCTTTTAGCAGACTTTACTAAAGTTATACAGCACATAGTTCTCCATTTAATACTATATGCCCAAAATGGGGGAGTAACTGCTTGGGTTTGTTTGGCATCAGGGCTTGTGAGGCCAGAGGAGCAACTCTAATCCTTTGGGGGTAGGGAGAAGAAGTTTCTAGGGCTCTGGGGGGAATTGCAAGTGCCTGGGGACTGGAGGAGCCTCAGCCTCAGGATGGAAAATTTGGAAATCTAAAGAGCCTTAGCTCAAGAAGTACCATgtaccagcctcttgagaaagtgGCCCACACCACCCTGAAGCAACAAAATCGTAGGCTAACTAAAGTTGGGTGGACCTGGGTGGAAATCCTAATTCTGCTTTTAATAATTATTGGTATGACTTTGATCAAGCAACTTACGTCTTAGCCACGGTGTTCTTCGTCTCTGAAATATGAGTAATACTTTATTTCAGAAGACTGTTTCTAGGATTAACTGAGAAATTAAAGGAACAGAGGCACTTTAAGCTCAGAATAGCCCCTGCAGAGTAGCAGTGTCTCAGTTGCTGAACTCTAGGAAGAGGGAATGAGGTGGTAAGAGAAACACCAGGGGACAGACTAAAGGAATGCTCTAGACTTTGGGGATGGGTGGGTATATTTgtgttttccaatttattttcacATTGCTTTACTGTGTTATTTCTATAAATGTTAATGTTTTAAACCTCTTTTATAAAATTCAGTGACAACTAGCAGAATTCTCTTGTTTGCAGAAATTAACttatctcaaaagtgacagaaaatATTGTTCATCATTACATGATTATCAAATGACTGTGAAGAATGTAAAATTAAACTGAGTGACTTAATTAGTCACTGCcttgctaaaaaaaataaataaataaatacatttatctgTATTGAAAAACTCAGAACAGTATCCTTAGTTTTCTCTATTAATGTATATTCATATTGAGGAATTTTTGTAGTAGGGAACAACATCTCTTATAACAAATATAGCATTCAGAATATGAATAGATACTTGGGAATAAACAAGATTAGGACTTCAGATCATACAGGGAGGTAAGGTTCTACCAGCAGAGCCTTTCTTGAAAGCAGATTTGGACAGGGAGGAAAACAAGCACCTGAAGGAAAAGGACAGAGGGACAAAGTGTCTCAGAGAGGTAGAGTTTCCATAAAATGAAAGCCACAGACCACAGAAGCAAACTTTAGCTTCTTCTCAGATTTGCAAAGTTGCAGAAAGTCTCTTTTACTTGGTCATAAGACACTCAGCAAGTGTAAGACACAGGAAGCTGACTCCAACAACGGGTTTCTAATGAAGCTATATtacaaaaagaataagaaaaagttttaaaagattatgAGTTCAAGATGCTCTAGTTTAATACTTTATATCAGGTATGGCAAGATGGGtaagatataaatgaaaaaaaaaagtatatatatggaatttagaaagatggtaatgataaccctatatgcaagatgcaaaagagacacagatgtaaagaacagacttttggactctgtgggagaaggcgagggtggggtaatttgagagaataacattgaaacatgtatattaccatatgtgaaatagattgccagtccaagttcaatgcatgagacagggtgctcagggccagtgcactgggatgaccctgaaggatgggatggggagggaggtggaaggggggttcaggatttggaacacatatacacccatgtctgattcatgtcaatgaatggcaaaaatcactacaatattgtaaagtaattagcctccaattaaaataaactaaaaacaatCCTGAAGGCGTTAATAAAGACAACATAATCACTACTTCAACCTAAAAATAGCACTGtttctaattaattaaaatagagCATCCTGGGGGTCCAaaacgaaaaagaaaaaaagtacacaCTGTGTCTGAAGTATGGTCTCATTTgttaaaaacagacacagaggTACACACGTGCTTACACGTGCTTCCATATGCATAGACTATTTCTGGAAGGACTCAAAAACTTAATAGCAGGGTTGAAGTGAGGAGagattttgcttttcatttaagGCTCTTTTATGTAGTTTGAACTATTTGTCTAACATGTCCATCAACTACTTTTGTGACCATAGTGCCTAAGGAGTCTGcactatgtattatatattaattacacTATATATTAATTACACAAAAGTAGTTGCATTTCAATACCAGTAATTTGTAACTAACACAAAACCATTTTGTTTGGCCTAACAAAAAAAACCATATGATTCTATATAGGTATGCATAGCATATTTGTTGCAAGCTCTGAAGACATACAGCCTGGCTTCAAATCCTGGCTACATCACTCACTCACTGTGTAAGCTTAATTAAGTTACTCAATTTCTCCatacttcagtttcctcaactgtaaaataagGGTAATGATTGTACTTTAGATTGTTGTGAATAttgaatgagttaatacatgtaaactacttagcattcagttcagttcagttcagtcgctcagtcgtgtccaactctttgcgaccccatgaatcacagcacgccgggcctccctgttccatcaccaactcccagagttcactcaagtgCTAAGTATATATTAATTACTTACTAAGCATTAAGCTAGTGTAACAAGATGCTAAATATGATTTTGCTGTTGTTCCAGTTTAAGAAAAAGCCTCAACACCAAAAACAATGCAATAAGATCATCTAGCAAGTCTTGCATGTGGAGTGAGTGACCAAAGCTCAATTTTGCCAGTATTAGTCCTTCAGCAATGCCCAGGTTACATAAGAGAAGTCTAAGAATTCATTAAGAGTATAATAGCATAGCAgtctaaaatttttattgtttgccTTTTTCaagatttattgaggtataactgatatTTAGTACtatataagtttaagatgtacagcataatgatttgacttacatatactgtgaaattattaccacaataagtttagttaacgtTCATTATCTTATATGGAtacaacaaaaagagaaaaagtttatTCTTTGTAATGAGaactctatttttaactttttattttatattggagtatagccggttaacaatgttgtgatagtttcagggagACAGCAGAAGGACTcagaaatacatatacatgtatccattctcccccagaactcttttaagatttactcctttaacaactttcatattatATAGCACTTTTAACTAtggtcctcatattttacattacATCACCCAGTACTTATCttttaactggaaatttgtaccctttgatcaccttcatccaattccttTACCACCACCTCCCCAACTCCCACCTCTGGTAATCCCAAATTTGATCTGTTTTTCTATAAGTTTGTTTTGTCTTATTTCAGATTCTGCATATGttagatcatacagtatttgtctttcttacaTATTTCCCTTGGGATAAggccctcaagatccatccagattgtcacaaatggcagaatttcctacATTTTTACAGTTAAATagtattcctctgtgtgtgtgtgcgtgtgtgtatcacaacttcattattcattcatccatcagtagacacttagattgtttccatgccttagctattgtaaataatgccactGTGAACTCTTCAATGTAATGGTTTTGTTCTTTCAGATATACactcccaga
This window contains:
- the LOC100336369 gene encoding LOW QUALITY PROTEIN: E3 ubiquitin-protein ligase MARCHF5 (The sequence of the model RefSeq protein was modified relative to this genomic sequence to represent the inferred CDS: substituted 1 base at 1 genomic stop codon), which produces MPDXALQQMLDRSCWVCFATDEDNKTAEWVRPCRCRGSTKWVHQACLQCWVDEKQRGNSTARVACPQCNAEYLIVFPKLGPVVYILDLADRLISKACPFAAAGIMVGSIYWTAVTYGQVTVMQVVGHKEGLDVMERVDPLFLLIGLPTIPVMLILGKMIRWEDYVLRLWRKYSNKPQILNSIFPGIGCPVPRIPAEANPLADHVSATRILCGALVFPTIVTIVGKLMFSSVNSNLQRTILGGIAFVAIKGAFKVYFKQQQYLRQAHRKILNYPEQEEA